One Nocardioidaceae bacterium SCSIO 66511 genomic window carries:
- a CDS encoding ATP-binding cassette domain-containing protein, whose translation MTHHPIALRVDGLRKTFRTRAGNAVTAVDDVSLSISPGESVAIVGESGSGKSTIARIMVGLERADAGTVEIAGRDFTTPPRGRRARLERARAVQLVFQNPFGSLDPAATIEQSLSYALALHGRPDRARRTAELLDRVGLGKREREARPASLSGGQLQRAAIARCLCVEPDVLVLDEAVAALDVSIQAQILLLIDELRTELGLTCVFISHDLAVVEAVSDRLVVLLRGKIVEEGSTKDVLRDPSDDYTRMLLNSVPHPGWEPAAGPVGASAGFATRP comes from the coding sequence ATGACGCACCACCCGATCGCACTCCGCGTCGACGGGCTCCGCAAGACGTTTCGTACCCGGGCAGGCAACGCCGTAACGGCCGTCGACGACGTGTCGTTGTCGATCTCCCCCGGGGAGTCGGTCGCGATCGTCGGCGAGTCCGGAAGCGGAAAGTCGACGATCGCCCGCATCATGGTCGGTCTCGAACGAGCCGACGCGGGCACGGTCGAGATCGCCGGCCGTGACTTCACCACACCGCCGCGCGGCCGACGCGCACGTCTGGAACGCGCACGAGCCGTTCAACTCGTGTTCCAGAACCCCTTCGGCTCGCTCGACCCCGCTGCAACCATCGAACAGAGCCTTTCGTACGCCCTGGCTCTGCACGGACGGCCCGATCGAGCACGTCGCACCGCGGAGCTACTCGACCGGGTAGGTCTTGGCAAGCGTGAGCGCGAAGCCCGACCGGCGTCGCTGAGCGGCGGACAGCTGCAGCGCGCGGCGATCGCCCGGTGTCTCTGCGTCGAGCCCGACGTACTCGTGCTCGATGAGGCCGTCGCCGCGTTGGATGTCTCGATCCAGGCCCAGATTCTGCTGCTCATCGATGAGTTGCGCACCGAGCTCGGGCTGACCTGCGTCTTCATCAGCCACGACCTCGCGGTGGTCGAAGCGGTGAGCGATCGACTGGTGGTCCTGCTGCGCGGCAAGATCGTCGAGGAGGGGTCCACAAAGGACGTTCTCCGCGATCCGTCGGACGATTACACGCGAATGCTGTTGAACAGCGTTCCGCATCCGGGATGGGAGCCGGCAGCCGGCCCGGTCGGCGCATCGGCGGGGTTTGCGACTCGCCCGTAA
- a CDS encoding ATP-grasp domain-containing protein — protein sequence MTFTRIAIVNRGEAAMRLINAVRDINASHLSDTPELRTIALHTDVDATARFVREADEAYLLGAAADRPYLDLDVLERALVATGAEAAWVGWGFVAEDPAFADLCERLGVVFIGPTASAMRKLGDKIGSKLIAEEVGVPVAPWSGGGVDTLDDALAAADRIGYPLMLKATAGGGGRGIRKVDGVDDLADAYQRTRDEAERAFGSGVVFLERLVTGARHVEVQLIADGQGTAWAIGVRDCSVQRRNQKVIEESASPLLTTEQSDELKAAAERLALAVDYRGAGTVEFLYHPDDRAFAFLEVNTRLQVEHPITEITTGLDLVRLQVHIAQGGRLEGERPVESGHAVEARLNAEDPDRDFAPAPGRIARLEFPAGPGIRVDSGVGEGDTIPADFDSMIAKIIASGRDRDEALARLRRALRATTVVIEGGATNKSFILELLDQPEVVTGKPSWASTGWIDTAREQGRLVAQQHSGIALVAAAIEAYEEQERYEIARLLETARGGRPQLQHEVGRPIDLKLRGASYRVTVIQSGPDRYSVAVTAGAEQQTVEAHVDRLDDFHSRMTVAGHTYRLVTATHGPTQLVEVDGVTHRVSRDEGGVLRAQAPALVVATPVAAGDEVASGASVLVLESMKMETVLYAPFAARVKEVLVRTGSQVETGAALARLEPVGNDDAVEEDSGGGLTALELPSADEVPSPSERLDAARADLSALLLGYDVNPQERGRVLRDYLSARDEQGGDSIQHVADELSVLGLFTDIAELGRNRPAGEDVHTELRVHSSREHLHTYLQSLDPDRVGLPEQFRDRLVRVLTHYGIDDLERSAALEEAVFRIFITQQRPATDVEVAVALLQRWLHTPAPGDEIAATARELLERMVRATQLRYPVVGDLARSIRFRWFDQPLVDAERLTVLGGVADEVEALAADPSSPDRAERIATLTAIPEQLVGFLGARLENGPPREEPLLEVLVRRHYLEYDLHDVENLHVGDRPLVVAEYTVGDIGPNRLTTTIGTLDELHQPGGALDQAICAQLSDARPNVVELYLHAPDVTEQGDATAALVQAALVSLDLAPRARRIAVAVSPGGGREVGYYTFRRDASGQYAEDDLVRGMHPMVGRRLNLWRLSEFDVTRLDAPADVLLYECVARENSRDRRLVAMAQVRQLAVVRDEDGTVTGLPHAERAVENCLEAIRRVRTSRGSAGSKLDQNHVWVTVWPVVEADVAQLTALQSKITPLSEGAGIEEVLAQGRVAGPDSQTYPVAIRFHSRAGAGVVADIEAPPTEPLRPLDDYASKVLRARRRGLVYPYELESVLAAGGSLIEHDLDDTGRLVPVDRPRGQNKAGILAAVVSTPTPLYPDGIKRVVLCGDPTKSLGAVSEPECTRIIAAIDLAEELGVPVEWFAISAGARISMDSGTENMDWVAAALKRIVEFTQAGGEINVVVAGINVGAQPYWNAEATMLMHTRGILVMTPDSAMVLTGKQSLDFSGGVSAEDNYGIGGYDRVMGPNGQAQYWAPDLAGALTILMRHYEHTYVEPHEPGPRRAHTDDPADRDVSTYPHSIPDSEFTTVGEIFSAARNPDRKKAFDIRTVMRAVADQDHPLLERWAGMADADTAVVCDAHLGGHSVCLLGIESRPVPRGGFPPTDGPDTYTAGTLFPRSSKKAARAINAASDNRPLVVLANLSGFDGSPDSMRNLQLEYGAEIGRSIVNFNGPIVFCVISRYHGGAFVVFSKRLNPSMTVLAVEGSYASVLGGAPAAAVVFSSEVDKRAAADPGAIALEERIESANGPERARLAVELAELRAALRAEKISEVAAEFDGIHDIHRAVEVGSVDEVIAPDQLRPKIIEAIERRLGGN from the coding sequence GTGACGTTCACTCGTATTGCCATCGTCAACCGCGGTGAGGCGGCCATGCGCCTCATCAACGCCGTGCGGGATATCAACGCCTCGCACCTCTCCGACACGCCGGAGCTGCGTACGATCGCGCTGCACACCGACGTCGACGCGACGGCGAGGTTCGTACGCGAGGCCGACGAGGCGTACCTGCTCGGTGCCGCTGCTGACCGCCCGTACCTCGATCTCGACGTGCTCGAGCGGGCGCTGGTCGCCACCGGCGCGGAAGCGGCGTGGGTCGGCTGGGGATTCGTCGCGGAGGACCCCGCGTTCGCGGATCTGTGCGAGCGACTCGGTGTCGTCTTCATCGGCCCGACGGCCTCGGCGATGCGCAAGCTCGGCGACAAGATCGGCTCGAAGCTGATCGCCGAGGAGGTCGGCGTGCCGGTCGCTCCATGGAGCGGTGGAGGTGTCGACACCCTCGACGATGCCCTCGCGGCCGCCGACCGGATCGGCTATCCCCTGATGCTCAAGGCGACCGCGGGCGGCGGCGGACGCGGTATCCGCAAGGTCGACGGCGTCGACGACCTCGCCGACGCGTACCAACGGACTCGCGACGAGGCGGAGCGCGCGTTCGGCAGCGGCGTCGTGTTCCTTGAGCGCCTCGTGACCGGCGCACGGCACGTCGAAGTCCAGCTCATCGCCGACGGCCAGGGCACGGCATGGGCGATAGGCGTACGCGACTGCTCCGTACAGCGACGCAACCAGAAGGTCATCGAAGAGTCGGCATCGCCGCTGCTGACGACCGAACAGAGTGACGAACTGAAGGCGGCCGCCGAGCGACTCGCGCTCGCCGTCGACTACCGCGGTGCAGGCACGGTGGAGTTCCTCTACCACCCCGACGACCGCGCATTCGCCTTCCTCGAGGTCAACACCCGGCTGCAGGTCGAGCACCCGATCACCGAGATCACGACCGGACTCGATCTGGTTCGGCTCCAGGTGCACATCGCGCAAGGCGGCCGGCTCGAGGGCGAGCGTCCCGTCGAATCCGGGCACGCCGTCGAGGCCCGGCTCAACGCCGAGGACCCGGACCGCGACTTCGCTCCGGCACCGGGCCGCATCGCCCGCCTCGAGTTCCCGGCCGGACCGGGTATCCGGGTCGACTCGGGTGTCGGTGAGGGAGACACCATCCCGGCCGACTTCGACTCGATGATCGCCAAGATCATCGCCTCCGGCCGCGACCGGGACGAAGCACTCGCCCGGCTCCGGCGTGCACTCCGAGCGACGACCGTGGTGATCGAGGGCGGTGCGACGAACAAGTCGTTCATCCTGGAGCTACTCGACCAGCCCGAGGTCGTCACCGGGAAGCCGTCCTGGGCGAGCACGGGCTGGATCGACACCGCGCGTGAGCAGGGCCGGCTCGTGGCGCAGCAGCACTCCGGGATCGCACTCGTCGCCGCCGCGATCGAAGCGTACGAGGAGCAGGAGCGGTACGAGATCGCCCGGCTGCTCGAGACCGCCCGCGGCGGCCGTCCGCAACTCCAGCACGAGGTCGGCAGGCCGATCGACCTGAAGCTGCGTGGCGCGTCGTACCGGGTCACCGTGATCCAGTCCGGCCCCGATCGATACTCCGTCGCCGTGACGGCGGGCGCCGAGCAGCAGACTGTGGAGGCGCACGTCGACCGGCTCGACGACTTCCACAGCCGAATGACCGTTGCCGGCCATACGTATCGGCTGGTGACCGCGACCCACGGCCCGACGCAACTGGTCGAGGTCGACGGCGTGACCCATCGGGTGAGCCGTGACGAAGGCGGTGTCCTGCGCGCACAGGCTCCCGCCCTGGTCGTCGCGACGCCCGTGGCGGCGGGCGACGAGGTCGCATCCGGTGCGTCGGTGCTCGTCCTCGAGTCGATGAAGATGGAGACCGTGCTGTACGCGCCGTTCGCCGCACGGGTCAAGGAAGTTCTGGTACGTACCGGAAGCCAGGTCGAGACCGGCGCGGCGCTGGCACGTCTGGAACCCGTCGGCAACGACGACGCCGTCGAGGAAGACAGCGGAGGCGGGCTGACTGCCCTGGAGCTGCCGTCCGCCGACGAGGTCCCCTCGCCGAGCGAGCGTCTCGACGCCGCCCGCGCCGACCTCAGCGCCTTGCTCCTGGGTTACGACGTGAATCCGCAAGAGCGCGGCAGAGTGCTTCGCGACTACCTCAGCGCGCGCGATGAGCAGGGCGGCGACAGCATCCAGCACGTGGCCGACGAGCTGTCGGTGCTCGGGCTGTTCACCGATATCGCGGAGCTCGGACGCAACCGCCCGGCCGGTGAGGACGTGCACACCGAACTTCGCGTACACAGCTCGCGCGAGCATCTGCATACGTACCTGCAGAGCCTCGATCCGGACCGGGTCGGCCTACCCGAGCAGTTCCGTGACCGGCTCGTACGCGTGCTCACGCACTACGGCATCGACGATCTCGAGCGATCCGCCGCGCTCGAGGAGGCCGTTTTCCGGATCTTCATCACCCAGCAGCGCCCGGCGACCGACGTCGAGGTGGCGGTCGCGCTGCTGCAGCGCTGGCTGCACACGCCCGCGCCCGGAGACGAGATCGCGGCAACGGCGCGTGAACTGCTCGAGCGGATGGTACGCGCGACTCAGCTGCGCTATCCGGTGGTCGGCGACCTGGCCCGCAGCATCCGGTTCCGGTGGTTCGACCAGCCGCTCGTCGACGCCGAGCGGCTGACCGTTCTCGGCGGCGTCGCCGACGAGGTCGAGGCGCTTGCCGCCGACCCGTCCTCCCCCGACCGGGCCGAGCGCATCGCCACGCTCACCGCGATACCCGAGCAGCTCGTCGGTTTTCTCGGCGCCCGGCTCGAGAACGGCCCGCCGCGTGAGGAGCCGCTCCTCGAGGTGTTGGTGCGCCGGCACTACCTGGAGTACGACCTGCACGACGTGGAGAATCTGCACGTGGGCGACCGGCCGCTGGTCGTCGCGGAGTACACCGTTGGCGATATCGGGCCGAACCGCCTCACGACGACGATCGGCACCCTCGACGAGCTACACCAGCCCGGCGGCGCGCTCGACCAGGCGATCTGTGCACAGCTCAGCGACGCGCGACCGAACGTCGTCGAGTTGTACCTCCACGCCCCGGACGTCACCGAGCAAGGCGACGCGACAGCGGCGCTCGTCCAGGCCGCACTCGTCAGCCTCGACCTCGCGCCGCGCGCGCGACGCATCGCCGTCGCGGTCTCACCCGGAGGCGGCCGCGAGGTCGGCTACTACACGTTCCGGCGCGATGCATCCGGTCAGTACGCCGAGGACGATCTGGTTCGCGGGATGCATCCGATGGTCGGGCGCCGGCTCAACCTGTGGCGGTTGAGCGAGTTCGACGTCACCCGACTCGATGCCCCTGCCGACGTGCTGCTGTACGAATGCGTGGCAAGGGAGAACTCCCGCGATCGGCGCCTGGTCGCGATGGCGCAGGTACGCCAGCTCGCGGTCGTACGCGACGAGGACGGAACGGTCACCGGTCTCCCCCACGCCGAGCGTGCGGTCGAGAACTGCCTCGAGGCGATCCGTCGGGTACGCACCTCGCGCGGCTCCGCCGGCAGCAAGCTCGACCAGAACCACGTCTGGGTCACGGTCTGGCCCGTCGTCGAAGCCGATGTTGCCCAGCTCACCGCGCTGCAGTCCAAGATCACGCCGCTCAGCGAGGGCGCGGGCATCGAGGAGGTCCTCGCGCAGGGTCGCGTCGCCGGCCCGGACAGTCAGACGTACCCGGTCGCGATCCGATTCCATTCGCGGGCCGGCGCCGGTGTCGTCGCCGACATCGAGGCGCCACCGACCGAGCCGCTGCGACCGCTCGACGACTACGCGAGCAAGGTGCTGCGAGCCCGGCGGCGCGGACTGGTGTATCCGTACGAGCTCGAATCCGTTCTCGCGGCCGGTGGCTCGCTGATCGAGCACGACCTCGACGACACCGGACGCCTCGTTCCGGTCGACCGACCGCGTGGGCAGAACAAGGCGGGCATCCTGGCCGCCGTCGTGTCCACCCCGACGCCGCTCTACCCCGACGGCATCAAACGGGTCGTGCTGTGCGGCGACCCGACGAAGTCGCTCGGCGCGGTATCCGAACCCGAGTGCACACGGATCATCGCCGCCATCGACCTCGCCGAGGAGCTGGGCGTGCCGGTTGAGTGGTTCGCCATCTCGGCCGGCGCCAGAATCTCCATGGACTCCGGTACGGAGAACATGGACTGGGTCGCCGCCGCGCTGAAGCGCATCGTGGAGTTCACTCAGGCCGGCGGCGAGATCAACGTGGTCGTCGCCGGCATCAACGTCGGCGCCCAGCCGTACTGGAACGCCGAGGCCACCATGCTGATGCACACGCGCGGCATCCTGGTGATGACACCGGACTCGGCGATGGTTTTGACGGGTAAGCAGTCGCTGGACTTCTCCGGCGGCGTCTCGGCCGAGGACAACTACGGCATCGGCGGGTACGACCGCGTCATGGGCCCGAACGGGCAAGCGCAGTATTGGGCACCGGATCTCGCCGGAGCTCTGACGATCCTGATGCGGCACTACGAGCACACGTACGTGGAGCCACATGAACCCGGTCCGCGTCGGGCACACACCGACGACCCCGCAGATCGAGACGTGTCGACGTACCCCCATTCGATTCCGGACAGTGAGTTCACGACCGTCGGCGAGATCTTCTCGGCCGCTCGCAACCCGGACCGCAAGAAGGCGTTCGACATTCGTACCGTGATGCGCGCCGTAGCCGACCAGGATCACCCGCTGCTGGAGCGGTGGGCCGGTATGGCGGATGCGGATACCGCGGTGGTCTGCGATGCCCACCTGGGCGGGCACTCGGTCTGCCTGCTCGGCATCGAGTCCAGGCCGGTGCCGCGTGGCGGGTTCCCGCCGACCGACGGCCCGGACACCTACACCGCAGGTACGTTGTTCCCGCGGTCGTCGAAGAAGGCCGCGCGGGCGATCAACGCCGCTTCCGACAACCGCCCGCTCGTCGTACTGGCGAACCTGTCCGGCTTCGACGGGTCCCCGGACTCGATGCGCAACCTACAACTCGAGTACGGCGCCGAGATCGGCCGGTCGATCGTCAACTTCAACGGCCCGATCGTGTTCTGCGTGATCTCGCGCTACCACGGCGGGGCATTCGTGGTCTTCTCCAAGCGGCTGAACCCGTCCATGACGGTGCTCGCGGTCGAAGGGTCGTACGCATCGGTGCTCGGCGGAGCCCCCGCCGCTGCGGTGGTGTTCTCCTCGGAGGTCGACAAGCGTGCGGCGGCAGACCCCGGCGCGATAGCGCTCGAGGAGCGGATCGAGTCCGCGAACGGACCCGAACGAGCCCGGCTCGCCGTCGAGCTCGCAGAACTGCGCGCTGCGCTGCGAGCGGAGAAGATCTCCGAGGTGGCCGCGGAGTTCGACGGAATCCACGATATACATCGCGCCGTCGAGGTGGGATCGGTCGACGAGGTGATCGCCCCCGATCAGCTGCGACCGAAGATCATCGAGGCGATCGAGCGTCGCCTCGGCGGGAACTGA
- a CDS encoding STAS domain-containing protein → MVISLQSRVLRLHGRLDGATVSEVRGELYDAIDGLREGVDTELIVDLSGVESVDATGLGVIAGAHRRVTRGGHRLVLRGCSVQLRRALAMTRLTRVVAVEREAV, encoded by the coding sequence ATGGTGATCTCGCTACAGTCGCGGGTGCTGCGATTGCACGGCCGACTCGACGGTGCAACGGTGTCCGAGGTACGCGGGGAGCTGTACGACGCGATCGACGGGCTTCGCGAGGGAGTAGACACCGAGCTGATCGTCGACCTCTCCGGAGTCGAGTCCGTCGATGCCACCGGCCTCGGCGTCATCGCGGGAGCACATCGGCGAGTGACCCGCGGCGGGCACCGCCTCGTTCTTCGCGGTTGCAGCGTGCAACTGCGCCGCGCGCTGGCCATGACTCGGCTGACCCGGGTGGTTGCCGTCGAGCGCGAGGCGGTCTGA
- a CDS encoding cob(I)yrinic acid a,c-diamide adenosyltransferase, whose product MVNLTRIYTRTGDAGTTRLGDMSETSKVDLRLLAYADVDEANSQIGYALSLRELDQDVVEVLTHVQNDLFDVGADLSTPVVENPAYPPLRVESDYVDRLEQWCDHYLEPLEKLRSFILPGGSQSAALLHVARTVVRRAERSAWAAYAEHGDTMNDTAIRYLNRLSDLLFILARYANREQGDVLWVPGGERS is encoded by the coding sequence ATGGTGAACCTGACCCGCATCTACACCCGAACGGGCGACGCCGGCACCACCCGGCTCGGCGATATGAGCGAGACGAGCAAGGTCGATCTGCGGCTCCTCGCGTACGCCGACGTCGACGAGGCAAACAGCCAGATCGGGTACGCGCTCAGCCTGCGCGAGCTCGACCAGGACGTCGTCGAAGTGCTCACGCATGTGCAGAACGACCTGTTCGACGTCGGCGCCGATCTGTCGACGCCGGTCGTCGAGAACCCCGCCTACCCGCCGTTGCGCGTCGAGAGCGACTACGTCGACCGCCTCGAGCAATGGTGCGACCACTACCTCGAACCGTTGGAGAAGCTGCGCTCATTCATCCTCCCGGGCGGCTCGCAGAGCGCGGCGCTCCTGCACGTCGCACGCACGGTCGTACGCCGCGCCGAACGCTCCGCCTGGGCCGCGTACGCCGAGCACGGCGACACGATGAACGACACCGCCATCCGCTACCTGAACCGGCTGAGCGACCTGCTGTTCATCCTGGCCCGCTACGCGAACCGAGAGCAGGGCGATGTGCTGTGGGTACCCGGCGGCGAGCGCTCCTAA
- a CDS encoding DUF2550 domain-containing protein, which yields MPPWEWVVDSIGVLVVLAILVVVAVIVRRRLLARGGGTFELSLNRRPPGSSGKAARGWTLGVGRYAGERLEWFRVFSLGMRPSYTIERGHVEVTGRRDPVGPEVFALYTGNVVVECRSDDGTIQLALSPESLTAMLAWLESGPPGRESGKVI from the coding sequence TTGCCGCCATGGGAGTGGGTCGTTGACTCCATCGGCGTGCTCGTGGTGCTTGCAATCCTGGTCGTCGTGGCCGTGATCGTCCGGCGCCGGCTGCTGGCGCGTGGGGGCGGAACCTTCGAGCTGAGTCTGAACCGACGCCCGCCGGGTTCGAGCGGGAAGGCCGCCCGCGGGTGGACGCTCGGCGTCGGTCGCTATGCCGGTGAGCGACTCGAATGGTTCCGGGTCTTCTCGCTGGGGATGCGTCCGTCGTACACGATCGAACGCGGCCACGTCGAGGTGACCGGGCGGCGGGATCCGGTCGGCCCCGAGGTGTTCGCCCTGTACACCGGCAACGTCGTCGTGGAGTGCCGCTCCGACGACGGCACGATCCAGCTCGCGCTCAGTCCGGAGTCGTTGACCGCGATGCTCGCCTGGCTCGAGTCCGGCCCGCCCGGCCGCGAGTCGGGCAAGGTCATCTGA
- a CDS encoding F0F1 ATP synthase subunit epsilon: protein MSEEVLQVELVAADRVVWSGDATNVIARTVEGDVGILANHAPMLSLMVEGVVEIETTDNETWVAAVDAGFLSVAENRVSILSEQAVMSHDIDLEQAKHDLEQARQTGSLDLPAEQQLRRAEARVRAAEIGR from the coding sequence ATGTCCGAAGAGGTCCTGCAGGTAGAGCTCGTCGCGGCCGACCGCGTTGTGTGGTCGGGCGATGCGACGAACGTGATCGCGCGTACGGTCGAGGGCGACGTCGGCATCCTGGCGAACCACGCCCCGATGCTGTCGCTGATGGTCGAGGGCGTCGTCGAGATCGAGACCACGGACAACGAGACCTGGGTGGCGGCGGTCGACGCCGGATTCCTGTCCGTTGCCGAGAACCGCGTCTCGATCCTCTCCGAGCAGGCGGTGATGTCGCACGACATCGACCTCGAGCAGGCAAAGCACGACCTCGAGCAGGCTCGGCAGACCGGCTCGCTCGATCTGCCGGCCGAACAACAGCTACGCCGGGCCGAGGCGCGCGTACGCGCGGCCGAGATCGGACGCTGA
- the atpD gene encoding F0F1 ATP synthase subunit beta: MTATLNEEQNTQASASVGRVARVVGPVLDVEFPSDAMPDIYNALTVEATIGGETHDLTLEVAQHIGDGMVRAISMRPTDGIVRGATVTDTGGPISVPVGDATLGHVFNTVGDCLNLAEGEKLEVNERWGIHRKAPAFDQLESKTEMFETGIKVLDLLTPYVQGGKIGLFGGAGVGKTVLIQEMIARVARDHGGVSVFAGVGERTREGNDLIVEMDESGVLGQTALVFGQMDEPPGARLRVALSALTMAEYFRDVQNQDVLLFIDNIFRFTQAGQEVSTLLGRMPSAVGYQPTLADEMGVLQERITSTRGHSITSMQAIYVPADDYTDPAPATTFAHLDATTELNREIASMGIYPAVDPLTSTSRILDPRYISQDHYNTATRVKQILQRNKELQDIIAILGVDELSEEDKVVVNRARRIQRFLSQNTYVAKQFTGIEGSTVPLAETIEAFTKICDGEYDHVAEQAFFMCGGLDDVDKKWADIQKNL; this comes from the coding sequence ATGACTGCCACCCTTAACGAAGAGCAGAACACGCAGGCGTCAGCCAGCGTCGGTCGCGTCGCACGAGTGGTCGGACCGGTGCTCGACGTCGAGTTCCCGTCCGATGCGATGCCCGACATCTACAACGCGCTGACGGTCGAAGCCACCATCGGCGGCGAGACGCACGACCTCACCCTCGAGGTCGCTCAGCACATCGGTGACGGCATGGTCCGCGCGATCTCGATGCGCCCGACCGACGGCATCGTGCGCGGCGCGACGGTCACCGACACGGGCGGGCCGATCTCGGTTCCCGTCGGCGACGCGACACTCGGCCACGTGTTCAACACCGTCGGCGACTGCCTCAACCTCGCCGAGGGCGAGAAGCTCGAGGTCAACGAGCGGTGGGGCATCCACCGCAAGGCTCCGGCGTTCGACCAGCTCGAGTCGAAGACCGAGATGTTCGAGACCGGCATCAAGGTGCTCGACCTGCTGACCCCGTACGTCCAGGGCGGCAAGATCGGCCTGTTCGGTGGTGCCGGTGTCGGCAAGACCGTGCTGATCCAGGAGATGATCGCCCGAGTCGCCCGCGACCACGGTGGTGTCTCGGTGTTCGCCGGTGTCGGCGAGCGTACGCGTGAGGGCAACGACCTGATCGTCGAGATGGACGAGTCCGGCGTGCTCGGACAGACCGCGCTCGTGTTCGGTCAGATGGACGAGCCGCCCGGCGCGCGTCTGCGAGTCGCGCTGTCCGCGCTGACGATGGCGGAGTACTTCCGCGACGTACAGAACCAGGACGTGCTGCTGTTCATCGACAACATCTTCCGGTTCACCCAGGCGGGTCAGGAGGTTTCGACCCTGCTCGGCCGGATGCCCTCAGCGGTGGGCTACCAGCCGACGCTTGCCGACGAGATGGGCGTTCTGCAGGAGCGGATCACCTCGACGCGTGGTCACTCGATCACCTCGATGCAGGCGATCTACGTGCCCGCCGACGACTACACCGACCCGGCGCCTGCGACCACCTTCGCGCACCTCGACGCGACGACCGAGCTCAACCGTGAGATCGCGTCGATGGGTATCTACCCGGCCGTCGACCCGCTGACGTCCACGTCGCGGATCCTCGACCCGCGCTACATCTCGCAGGATCACTACAACACCGCGACGCGCGTCAAGCAGATCCTGCAGCGCAACAAGGAGTTGCAGGACATCATCGCGATTCTCGGTGTCGACGAGCTGTCCGAGGAGGACAAGGTCGTCGTCAACCGGGCGCGTCGGATCCAGCGGTTCCTCTCGCAGAACACCTACGTCGCCAAGCAGTTCACCGGCATCGAGGGCTCCACCGTTCCGCTTGCGGAGACCATCGAGGCGTTCACGAAGATCTGTGACGGCGAGTACGACCACGTGGCCGAGCAGGCCTTCTTCATGTGCGGCGGTCTCGACGACGTCGACAAGAAGTGGGCCGATATCCAGAAGAACCTCTGA
- a CDS encoding F0F1 ATP synthase subunit gamma: protein MAVSLREYRAKIRSTQSMKKITRAMELIAASRIIKAQQAAAAATPYARELTRAVSALATYSNVEHPLTTESENPKRAAVLVIASDRGLAGAYASSALKEAERLVEKLREEGKEIDLYVTGRKAVAYYTFRGREVVQSWTGFSDHPSYEEAREIGNTLVDAFNTDPDDPEAENPQRAVDELHIVFTRFRSMLTQTPDVIRLLPLEVVEGEEAPAESEVLPLYEFEPNAAEVLDALLPRYVHSRIYFCLLQAAASELAARQRAMKAATDNAEDLIQKYTRIANQARQAGITQEISEIVGGANALADATAGSE from the coding sequence ATGGCCGTATCGCTCCGCGAGTATCGCGCGAAGATCAGATCGACGCAGTCGATGAAGAAGATCACGCGTGCCATGGAGCTCATCGCCGCCTCGCGCATCATCAAGGCACAGCAGGCGGCGGCCGCGGCGACCCCGTACGCGCGCGAGCTCACCCGTGCAGTCTCGGCGCTTGCGACGTACTCCAACGTCGAGCATCCGTTGACGACCGAGTCGGAGAACCCCAAGCGGGCCGCCGTCCTCGTGATCGCCAGCGACCGGGGTCTTGCCGGTGCGTACGCCTCATCGGCGCTGAAGGAGGCCGAGCGCCTCGTCGAGAAGCTGCGCGAAGAGGGCAAGGAGATCGACCTCTACGTCACGGGTCGCAAGGCGGTCGCGTACTACACCTTCCGTGGTCGCGAGGTCGTGCAGTCGTGGACCGGCTTCTCCGATCATCCGAGCTACGAGGAGGCACGCGAGATCGGCAACACGCTGGTCGACGCGTTCAACACCGACCCGGACGATCCCGAGGCCGAGAACCCGCAGCGTGCAGTCGATGAGCTGCACATCGTGTTCACCAGGTTCCGCAGCATGCTGACGCAGACGCCGGACGTCATCCGGCTGCTGCCGCTCGAGGTCGTCGAAGGCGAGGAGGCTCCGGCCGAGTCGGAGGTCCTGCCTCTGTACGAGTTCGAGCCGAACGCAGCCGAGGTCCTCGATGCGCTGCTGCCGCGCTACGTCCACAGCCGGATCTACTTCTGCCTGCTGCAGGCGGCGGCATCGGAGCTCGCTGCCCGGCAGCGGGCAATGAAGGCCGCAACGGACAACGCCGAGGACCTCATCCAGAAGTACACCCGGATCGCCAACCAGGCCCGCCAAGCCGGTATCACCCAGGAAATCAGCGAGATCGTCGGCGGTGCGAACGCCCTTGCCGACGCGACCGCGGGGAGCGAGTGA